A genomic stretch from Terriglobia bacterium includes:
- a CDS encoding wax ester/triacylglycerol synthase family O-acyltransferase: MPELENNAALSFGDALFLYLEREGMPLHIASVSVFEGEVALEAFSPFIDSKLPLVPRYRQRVVTPPLNLGLPVWSYDPDFDLRNHIRQVTLKKGSPAEFKAVAAHILSQIMDRRRPLWDLTLVRGLQGNRTGLITRIHHCLADGLAGIGLMNALLDPSPVPPRPSRRSRPLPTPKSEPPSLLDSLIRSSFSAVQQVLTAHSELLALAQRLVATDGKQEQHAQLGPKLSAETPPTPSFIEELSRLLPEVAGPARRLPFNVICRGPQKFHWAEIPLAQIKAVKQACGATVNDVALAAMTLAVRRYAELHGVPLQGRTLRIVVPVSVRGKAGVEELGNRITFLPVSIPLDISGPKQLIAAVSQTMALLKGAHLAEFVGFAGSMLGAVPTSLQALLGPIASQLPLSLCNLIFTNVRGPDSPLYLLGHKMLACYPYVPIGGEMGMNCAVLTYDGTAYFGFTGDVNAVPDLQRFEKLLVRGFAELRKLALPGPRKKRRPPKTVAVEPAAPAPPTAESAVPPKPVAHAVAVA; this comes from the coding sequence ATGCCGGAATTGGAAAACAACGCCGCACTTTCTTTTGGAGACGCTCTCTTCCTCTACCTCGAACGCGAGGGTATGCCGTTGCACATCGCTTCGGTCAGCGTGTTTGAGGGCGAGGTTGCGCTCGAGGCCTTCAGCCCCTTCATTGATTCGAAGCTGCCGCTGGTGCCGCGCTATCGCCAGCGGGTAGTGACTCCTCCCTTGAACCTCGGGCTCCCAGTCTGGAGCTACGATCCCGATTTCGACCTCCGCAACCACATTCGCCAGGTCACGCTGAAGAAAGGCTCGCCGGCTGAGTTCAAGGCCGTGGCCGCGCACATCCTGAGCCAGATCATGGACCGTCGGCGTCCGCTCTGGGACCTCACCCTGGTGCGCGGCCTGCAAGGAAATCGCACCGGCCTCATCACTCGGATCCATCACTGCCTGGCGGACGGCCTGGCGGGCATCGGACTGATGAATGCCCTCTTGGACCCCAGCCCGGTTCCGCCGCGGCCATCGCGGCGCTCGCGGCCCCTTCCGACGCCGAAATCCGAGCCGCCCTCCCTACTCGACAGCTTGATTCGGTCCTCCTTCTCCGCCGTCCAGCAGGTGCTGACGGCGCACTCGGAGTTGCTGGCGCTCGCGCAACGGCTGGTCGCCACCGACGGAAAACAGGAGCAACACGCCCAGCTTGGCCCCAAGCTCAGCGCCGAGACTCCGCCAACGCCTTCGTTCATTGAGGAACTAAGCCGGCTGCTGCCGGAAGTTGCTGGCCCGGCTCGGCGCCTGCCCTTCAACGTTATTTGTCGCGGACCGCAGAAGTTTCATTGGGCCGAGATTCCTCTGGCCCAGATCAAAGCCGTGAAGCAGGCCTGCGGCGCCACCGTCAACGATGTCGCACTTGCTGCTATGACGTTGGCCGTCCGGCGCTACGCCGAGTTGCACGGCGTGCCGCTCCAGGGAAGGACGCTGCGCATCGTGGTTCCGGTCAGCGTGCGCGGCAAAGCCGGGGTGGAAGAGTTGGGCAATCGCATCACTTTCCTTCCCGTGAGTATCCCGCTGGATATCTCCGGTCCCAAACAACTGATCGCCGCCGTCAGCCAGACCATGGCGCTGTTGAAAGGCGCGCACCTCGCCGAGTTCGTCGGCTTCGCCGGCAGTATGCTGGGCGCGGTTCCGACCTCGCTGCAGGCGCTGCTGGGACCGATCGCCAGCCAGTTGCCGCTCAGCCTCTGTAATCTCATCTTCACCAACGTGCGTGGCCCCGATTCTCCGCTCTACCTGCTGGGGCACAAGATGCTGGCCTGCTATCCCTACGTGCCGATTGGCGGCGAGATGGGAATGAACTGCGCCGTTCTGACCTACGACGGTACCGCGTATTTCGGCTTCACCGGCGATGTCAATGCCGTACCCGATCTCCAGCGCTTCGAGAAATTGCTTGTGCGGGGTTTTGCCGAGCTGCGCAAACTCGCGCTCCCTGGGCCGCGAAAAAAACGCCGGCCGCCGAAAACGGTAGCGGTTGAACCGGCTGCGCCCGCGCCACCCACGGCCGAATCCGCGGTCCCGCCGAAGCCTGTGGCGCATGCTGTGGCCGTTGCTTAG
- a CDS encoding pesticin codes for MPIVKPANVKPAKVVIKKYANRRLYDTSGSRYINLEELAALIRNGTELQVVDAKSGQDLTRVTLTQIILEDAKEQPSGLPLELLRQLIVASDTVRREFMKSAFDTYSKMQDAVQSGLAEVRSAAFSPLETVSKLVRGGTPPEKRGETEELDELRRRVAELESRAGTKKRRSRGRRSKL; via the coding sequence ATGCCCATTGTGAAACCGGCCAATGTGAAGCCCGCCAAAGTAGTCATCAAGAAATACGCAAACCGAAGACTCTACGACACATCCGGGAGCCGGTACATCAACCTGGAGGAGCTCGCCGCCCTGATCCGAAACGGGACCGAGTTGCAGGTGGTGGACGCCAAGAGCGGCCAGGACCTGACGCGGGTCACGCTGACGCAGATCATTTTGGAGGATGCCAAAGAGCAGCCCAGCGGCCTGCCGCTGGAACTGCTGCGGCAACTGATCGTGGCTTCCGACACGGTGCGGCGGGAGTTCATGAAGTCGGCGTTCGACACCTATTCGAAGATGCAGGACGCGGTGCAAAGCGGATTGGCGGAAGTGCGCTCGGCTGCATTTTCGCCGCTGGAAACGGTGAGCAAGCTGGTTCGCGGAGGGACGCCACCGGAAAAACGCGGCGAGACGGAAGAGTTGGATGAGTTGCGGCGGCGCGTGGCCGAATTGGAATCGCGCGCGGGAACGAAGAAGCGACGCAGCAGGGGCCGCCGGTCCAAGCTCTAA
- a CDS encoding alpha/beta fold hydrolase, whose protein sequence is MGSGQGKFAATCALRSVSIRLARFVRSGQTCCGSVAALDQVNRSGKSKGAVRRAPVIAPPDLGVRGQEAQADVPIWNEALFGAELLLLHASPVYYGLGVPRGDGSAVIVIPGFLGTDLYVTHLHSWLQRIGYRSYLSGIGMNAECPNLLIRYRLVETVKKAVAATGRKVHLIGHSLGGIIARSLAAQRPKDVASVITLAAPFRGTVMHHSVLQAAKVVRSHILSVHGDRVLPECYTPRCTCDFLSSLRCHMPASVAATAIYTRDDGMVDSRFCKTGKPGCDFEVSGTHVGLVFNPSVYTIIADRLADARTRI, encoded by the coding sequence ATGGGTAGCGGTCAGGGGAAATTCGCAGCAACTTGCGCGCTTAGGTCGGTATCTATTCGGCTGGCGCGGTTTGTGCGCAGCGGGCAGACATGCTGTGGCTCCGTCGCAGCTCTGGATCAAGTGAATAGAAGCGGGAAAAGCAAGGGAGCAGTGCGCCGAGCGCCGGTCATCGCGCCCCCCGACTTGGGGGTTCGCGGGCAGGAAGCGCAAGCCGATGTTCCCATCTGGAATGAAGCGCTCTTTGGCGCAGAACTCCTTTTGCTGCACGCCTCGCCCGTATACTACGGCCTGGGCGTCCCGCGCGGCGACGGCTCTGCCGTCATCGTCATACCCGGTTTTCTCGGCACCGACCTCTATGTGACCCACCTCCATTCCTGGCTTCAGCGGATCGGTTATCGCTCCTATCTGTCCGGCATCGGAATGAACGCGGAGTGCCCCAACCTGCTCATCCGCTATCGTCTGGTCGAAACGGTGAAGAAAGCCGTGGCTGCAACTGGCCGCAAGGTCCACCTGATCGGCCACAGCCTGGGCGGCATCATCGCGCGCTCCCTGGCCGCGCAACGGCCCAAAGACGTCGCCTCCGTGATTACCCTCGCCGCCCCCTTCCGCGGCACGGTGATGCACCATTCCGTACTGCAGGCCGCGAAGGTGGTCCGCAGCCATATCTTGAGCGTACACGGAGATCGCGTTCTGCCCGAGTGTTACACACCGCGCTGCACTTGCGATTTCCTCAGCTCGCTGCGTTGCCACATGCCCGCCTCCGTCGCCGCCACCGCCATTTACACCCGCGACGACGGCATGGTCGATTCTCGGTTTTGCAAGACGGGAAAGCCGGGCTGTGACTTCGAGGTCTCCGGCACCCACGTCGGACTGGTTTTCAATCCTTCCGTGTACACCATCATTGCCGACCGCCTGGCGGACGCCCGCACCCGCATTTAG